Proteins encoded together in one Telopea speciosissima isolate NSW1024214 ecotype Mountain lineage chromosome 4, Tspe_v1, whole genome shotgun sequence window:
- the LOC122657486 gene encoding uncharacterized protein LOC122657486 isoform X2, giving the protein MQGLQHQQQQLAALLSVVLPKDNSSSSSASEDDDSARLVALNSLHRAILYPTNTLLVAHSASFLSQGLSQLLSDKSYSVRRGAGIAYGALCSVVCSSLVTPNGRQNQVIAGSLVDRFISWALPLLRDVRVGDGMAELALEGLREFLNTGDVAAVERYVPPILKACQELLEDERTSLNLLHRLLSFLTLISLKFYRCFQSHFVDIIDLLLGWALVPDLLESDRGIIMDSFLQFQKHWLGNMQFSLGLLSKFLGDMDVLLQDGSPGTPQHFRRLLALLSCFSTVLQATASGMLEMNLLETISEPLSRMIPQLLACLSMIGRKFGWSKWTGQSWRCLTLLAEILGERFSSFYSVAIDILFETLREESSVQHVGSGKVTTLQVHGVLKTNLQLLSLQKLGLLPSSVQKILQFEFPISQLRLHPNHLVTGSSAATYLFLLQHESHEVVGQAMVSLLEELELLKGMVGTIWECRDVASSVTDYKPYSKLELFSLIKFDLKVLLSCVTLGSGGTRLDQPAIAASCNERSVKLTSFILEKLNPFDLPIEGCIELQASVVTALSKLSEIEFLSKCTINRSSVNTTLIDITVEKLLDCDDFKNEYSIVVNDYLRKYSMILVKALDVSSPLAVKLEGLRWIQGLCEAVLTVTEDLVATKYFYAVGGYVFVGGHLIFTILNAATDRELKVRSQVASILESLLQAKLIYPGHFYSITEVVLEKLGDPDVTIKTAFVRVLSLVLPLTMYAYGLFDNEMGTTCRTGVLRLGNRSCLHWKQISALKQLPRQFHSQQLASILNYISQRWKVPLSSWIQRLFYSCHVTKDFSSNQLENTGNVGLWMDIKVEGDMLDKICSVNNLAAAWWSVHEAARYCVSVRLRTNLGGPTQTFAALERMLLDTAQVLQLDTEQNDGNLNISFSSTHLLPMRLLLDFVESLKKNIYNAYDGSVVLPCATRQSSLFFRANKKVCEEWFSRICEPMMNVGVALHCYAATVHYSTLRLQDLRNLVAAALKDKSWGQVSENHRNLRSRFAGDVLRVLQHAALALCRSHEPEALIGLQKWVSMTFSLVFVEENQSLSNSEMLGPFSWITGLVYQAQGQYEMAAAHFTHLLQTEETLSSMGSDGVQFAIARVIEGYSALSDWKSLESWLLELQVLRAKNAGKSYSGALTAAGNEINAVHALACFDEGDAQASWAYLDLTPKSSNELTLDPKLALQRSEQMLLQAMLLHREGTVEKVQQEIDKAKSMLEEALSVLPYDGLTEAAAYATQLHCIFAFEEGYKVKSSGDESKVHQSILSSLTQLMQFPIDRVHQDCNLWLKIFRIYRTVIPTSPITLQLCQKLMHLARKQRNLMMAHNLNKFLKDHVLSCAEGMYRDFLVTNIQYEGILLIHAEDKLEDALMDLWSFVCPNMLSPTTVSSNVDNTLKAKGCLKLSNWLRRNSSDMNLENVIRKIHADLNISESDASLGRDGPSVGSGDVNSNMSINQILEEIVGAAVKLSTLLCPNMGKSWLSYASWCYSQARNSVPAQHGTILQSCSLSPILVPEVQPDRFKLTKEEALRVENIILELFQKISVANDAGGEWILWSDSHEHLRNENTVKALARQVVNIIEAAAGAPGMEDSEGECLSATVTSQLQLFFLHMDASLQKADILSSINELVDVWWTLRRRRVSLFGHAAHGFMQYLSQSSSKLWEGHLAGSDLDPMKQRTGSYTLRATLYVLQILLNYGVELRDTLEPGLSTVPLLPWQDITPQLFARLSSHPEQVVRKQLEGLLMMLAKLTPWSVVYPTLVDINAYEGEPSEELQHILGCLSKLYPKLSQDIQLVINELGNVTVLWEELWLSTLQDLHTDVIRRINMLKEEASRISENVTLSHSEKNKINAAKYSAMMAPIVVALERRLASTSRKPETPHEIWFHKEYREQLKSAILAFKTPPLSMAALGDVWRPFDAIAASLAAYQRKSSISLGDVAPRLALLSSSEVPMPGLVKQTTISESCAGPTTDLQTIVTVASFSEQVTILSTKTKPKKLVILGSDGEKYTYLLKGREDLRLDARIMQLLQAINGFLHSSPDTRSCSLAIRYYSVTPISGQAGLIQWVDNVISIYSVFKSWQYRMQLAQLSAMGAGNMNNAAPPPVPRPSDMFYGKIIPALKEKGIRRVISRRDWPHEVKRKVLLDLMKETPRQLLHQEIWCASEGFKAFSMKLKRYSGSVAAMSMVGHILGLGDRHLDNILMDFSSGDVVHIDYNVCFDKGHRLKIPEIVPFRLTHTIEAALGLTGIEGTFRANCEAVIGVLRKNKDILLMLLEVFVWDPLVEWTRGDGHDEAAIGGEERKGMELAVSLSLFASRVQEIRVPLQEHHDLLLATLPAAESAVERFLEVLSKYEVVSALFYHADQERSTLTLHETSAKSIVSEVTCNSEKTHALFEKQTHEFAQARALAAEKAQEAMMWIEQHGRVLDALRSGSIPEVQACIKLSSMEDALSLTSAVLVAGVPLTIVPEPTQAQCHDLDREVSQLIAELDDGQASAVQALQAYALALQRILPLNYITTSPLHGWAQILQLSVNTISSDVLSLARRQAADLISKTQGEGIDSIQQRHEDFCHKVEKYAMEIEKVEEECSELVNSIGSDTEAKAKDRLITAFTKYMQSAGFPRKEDDVSFIQRSQFKHDGTKDIGYLGEIEEKKEKVLSVLHAAASALYNEVNGKILHILGHSIERVGWRLAEDSLHSDSGTIFSELEEQVEKCMLVAGFANELQRFIGVDVPNICLDMDNPKFSSEGNWASIFQYSVLSCRILVGQMTEVVLPEIMRSIVSHNSEVMDAFGSLSQIRGSIDTALEQLVEVEIERASLVDLEQNYFVKVGLITEQQLALEEAAMKGRDHLSWEEAEELASQEEACRAQLDQLHQTWNQKDMRISSLIKREAAIRNALLSSERHFLSLISADQGRDPHLLRSKALLATLVKPFSELEPIDQMMSKFGSYASSYSNGSSNLVNLMNSGYSISEYVWKFASLLKNHSFFIWKVGIMDSFLDSCIHDISSAVDHNLGFDQLYNVLKKKLEIQLQGHIGQYLRERVAPTLLARLEKENDHLRQLTQATKEPSVDQVKRDGGAVKRVQLMLEEYCNAHETARAARSAVSLMKRQVSELKEAIRKTSLEIVQLEWLCDSLLPYLNTNRIISQKFLIGDEQLYPIILNLSRPKLLDNLQSTVSSIARSMESLQACERTSVSAEGQLERAMGWACAGPSPIGAGTTMAKSSGIPPEFHDHLMRRRQLLWAAQEQASDIIKICSSIVEFEASRDGIFQMPADISGGRTVGDGRMWQQAYLNALTRLDVAYQSFNRAEQEWKLAKSSMEAAASGLFSATNELCIASVKAKSASGDLQGILSEMRDCAHETSIALSSFAHVSRGHTALTSECGSMLEEVLAITEGLHDVHSLGKEAADLHKVLLSDLSKANTILLPLESVLCKDVAAMADAISKERESQMEISPIHGQAIYQSYYSRIREAHQSLKPLVPSLTLSVEELHSMLTRLARTASLHAGNLHKALEGLGESQAARSQEMNW; this is encoded by the exons ATGCAAGGTCTCCAGCACCAGCAGCAGCAGTTGGCAGCTCTCCTCTCTGTTGTCCTCCCCAAAGACaactcctcctcttcctccgcCTCCGAAGACGACGACTCCGCCCGTCTCGTCGCCCTCAACTCGCTCCACCGTGCTATTCTTTATCCTACCAACACCTTGCTCGTCGCTCACTCtgcctcttttctctcccaggGCTTATCTCAGCTTCTTTCCGACAA GTCCTATTCAGTGAGGCGGGGAGCGGGTATTGCCTATGGTGCGCTGTGTTCTGTAGTTTGTTCAAGCCTTGTAACTCCCAACGGAAGGCAAAACCAGGTTATAGCTGGTAGTTTAGTGGACAGGTTCATCAGTTGGGCTCTGCCACTGCTAAGGGATGTCAGGGTTGGAGATGGGATGGCCGAACTGGCACTGGAAGGTCTCCGGGAGTTTCTCAATACGGGAGATGTTGCCGCAGTTGAGCGATATGTTCCGCCAATTCTCAAAGCATGCCAGGAACTTCTTGAGGATGAGAGAACCTCCTTGAACTTACTCCATCGATTGCTTAGTTTTTTGACTTTGATATCACTGAAGTTTTATAGGTGCTTCCAGTCTCATTTTGTTGACATAATTGACCTTCTTCTTGGGTGGGCATTGGTGCCAGACCTTTTGGAGTCTGATAGGGGCATTATAATGGATAGTTTCTTGCAGTTTCAGAAGCATTGGTTGGGTAATATGCAGTTCTCACTGGGACTGCTGTCGAAGTTCTTAGGTGATATGGACGTCTTACTCCAGGATGGGAGCCCTGGAACCCCACAACACTTTCGGAGATTACTTGCTCTGCTATCTTGTTTTTCAACAGTCCTGCAGGCTACAGCTTCTGGGATGCTGGAAATGAATTTACTTGAAACAATCAGTGAACCGCTGTCTAGAATGATTCCTCAACTATTGGCATGCCTCTCCATGATTGGCCGGAAATTTGGGTGGTCAAAATGGACCGGACAGTCCTGGAGATGCTTAACTTTATTGGCTGAAATTCTGGGGGAAAGGTTTTCCTCATTTTATTCAGTTGCTATTGATATCTTGTTCGAAACTTTGAGGGAGGAAAGTTCTGTCCAACATGTAGGCTCTGGCAAGGTTACAACCTTACAGGTTCATGGGGTGCTGAAAACAAACCTCCAGTTGCTTTCTCTACAGAAGCTTGGACTCCTGCCGTCATCTGTTCAGAAAATACTGCAATTTGAATTTCCAATTTCTCAGCTGCGGCTGCATCCGAATCACCTTGTGACAGGAAGTTCTGCTGCCACATATCTTTTCTTGCTTCAGCATGAGAGCCATGAAGTTGTAGGACAGGCAATGGTTTCTCTGCTTGAAGAGCTGGAGCTATTAAAGGGAATGGTTGGGACAATTTGGGAGTGTAGGGATGTTGCCAGTAGTGTAACAGATTATAAGCCTTATTCAAAACTCGAGTTATTTTCGTTGATTAAGTTTGATTTGAAAGTATTGTTAAGCTGTGTAACATTGGGTAGTGGTGGGACTCGTCTTGACCAGCCAGCAATTGCTGCTTCCTGCAATGAGAGGTCAGTAAAACTGACATCATTTATTTTGGAGAAACTGAATCCGTTCGACTTACCTATTGAAGGGTGCATTGAATTGCAAGCCAGTGTTGTGACGGCATTGAGCAAACTTAGTGAGATTGAATTCTTAAGCAAGTGCACCATAAACAGAAGTTCTGTCAACACAACTCTCATTGATATAACAGTTGAAAAACTATTGGATTGTGACGACTTCAAGAATGAGTATTCCATTGTGGTTAATGATTATTTGAGGAAGTACAGTATGATCCTTGTTAAAGCTCTTGATGTTTCTTCTCCCCTTGCTGTTAAGCTAGAAGGTTTACGATGGATCCAAGGTCTTTGTGAGGCTGTTCTAACTGTGACGGAGGATTTAGTTGCTACCAAGTATTTTTATGCAGTGGGTGGATATGTTTTTGTTGGTGGTCATTTGATTTTCACTATTTTGAATGCAGCTACAGATCGGGAGCTGAAAGTGAGATCTCAGGTTGCATCTATATTGGAAAGTCTGCTGCAAGCGAAGCTTATTTATCCTGGACATTTCTACTCCATTACTGAAGTTGTCCTTGAAAAACTTGGTGATCCTGATGTTACTATTAAAACTGCTTTTGTCAGGGTGCTTTCCCTTGTTTTGCCTCTGACAATGTATGCATATGGCTTGTTTGATAATGAAATGGGTACTACATGTAGAACTGGTGTGCTTAGGTTGGGCAACAGATCATGCTTACACTGGAAGCAAATATCAGCACTCAAGCAGCTGCCAAGGCAATTTCACTCGCAGCAGCTTGCTTCCATTTTAAATTATATCTCACAGAGATGGAaggtgcctctttcctcttggATCCAACGTCTTTTTTATAGTTGCCATGTTACAAAAGACTTCAGTTCCAACCAGCTCGAAAACACAGGAAATGTTGGCCTATGGATGGACATAAAAGTTGAGGGAGATATGCTGGATAAAATTTGCTCGGTAAATAACCTGGCCGCTGCATGGTGGTCTGTCCATGAAGCAGCTAGATACTGTGTCTCTGTCCGCCTGCGAACCAACCTTGGTGGTCCCACGCAGACTTTTGCAGCCTTGGAGCGCATGCTTCTAGACACGGCACAGGTGCTACAGCTAGACACCGAGCAAAATGATGGTAACTTGAATATTAGTTTTTCTAGTACGCACTTGTTACCCATGAGACTACTATTGGATTTTGTTGAGTCCctgaagaaaaatatatataatgcCTATGATGGTTCTGTTGTTTTACCATGTGCTACCCGCCAGAGTTCCTTGTTCTTTCGGGCTAACAAGAAGGTCTGTGAGGAGTGGTTTTCTCGCATCTGTGAACCGATGATGAATGTTGGGGTTGCACTGCATTGTTATGCTGCTACAGTTCATTATTCCACATTGCGCTTACAGGACCTCAGAAATCTAGTGGCTGCAGCTTTGAAAGACAAATCATGGGGCCAGGTATCTGAGAATCACCGCAATCTGAGAAGCAGATTTGCAGGAGATGTTTTGAGAGTCTTACAACATGCAGCTTTGGCTCTTTGCAGGAGTCATGAACCTGAAGCTTTGATTGGCCTACAAAAATGGGTTTCAATGACATTCTCTTTGGTGTTTGTGGAGGAGAATCAGAGTCTGAGTAACAGTGAAATGTTGGGACCTTTTTCGTGGATCACGGGACTTGTGTATCAGGCACAGGGGCAGTATGAAATGGCTGCTGCTCACTTTACTCATCTGCTTCAGACTGAGGAGACTTTGAGTTCAATGGGTTCTGATGGTGTACAGTTTGCTATTGCACGTGTCATTGAAGGTTACAGTGCACTGTCTGATTGGAAGTCTCTAGAATCATGGCTATTGGAGCTGCAGGTTCTTCGTGCAAAAAATGCAGGGAAAAGTTACTCTGGTGCACTAACTGCTGCTGGCAATGAAATTAATGCAGTTCATGCCTTGGCCTGCTTTGATGAGGGAGATGCTCAGGCCTCATGGGCATACCTTGATTTGACACCTAAAAGTAGTAATGAGCTCACACTTGATCCTAAACTGGCATTGCAGAGGAGTGAACAGATGCTTTTGCAAGCAATGCTTCTTCACAGAGAAGGAACGGTAGAGAAGGTGCAACAGGAAATAGATAAGGCCAAGTCAATGCTGGAGGAAGCCTTGTCTGTTCTTCCCTATGATGGATTAACTGAAGCAGCAGCATATGCCACCCAATTGCACTGCATTTTTGCATTTGAAGAGGGCTACAAAGTTAAAAGCAGCGGAGATGAATCCAAAGTACATCAATCAATTTTAAGTTCATTAACCCAACTCATGCAATTTCCCATTGATAGAGTTCATCAAGACTGTAATTTGTGGTTAAAAATTTTCCGTATTTATCGTACTGTGATTCCAACCTCCCCAATAACTCTGCAGCTGTGCCAGAAGTTGATGCATTTAGCCCGTAAACAAAGGAATTTAATGATGGCACACAATTTGAACAAATTTCTTAAGGATCATGTCTTGAGTTGTGCTGAGGGGATGTATCGAGATTTTCTTGTTACAAATATACAGTATGAGGGTATCCTGCTGATACATGCCGAAGACAAGCTTGAAGATGCTTTAATGGATCTTTGGTCATTTGTGTGCCCTAATATGCTTTCTCCAACAACAGTGTCTTCAAATGTTGACAACACTCTCAAGGCCAAGGGATGCTTGAAACTCTCAAATTGGTTGAGGAGGAATTCTTCTGATATGAATTTGGAAAATGTTATTCGCAAGATACATGCAGATCTCAACATATCAGAATCAGATGCTTCTCTTGGCAGAGATGGGCCCTCTGTCGGCAGTGGAGATGTAAACTCCAACATGAGCATCAATCAAATTCTTGAGGAAATAGTTGGTGCTGCTGTGAAATTGTCCACTCTTCTCTGTCCCAACATGGGTAAGTCGTGGCTTTCTTATGCCTCTTGGTGTTATAGTCAAGCCCGAAATTCCGTCCCTGCCCAACATGGTACCATTCTTCAGTCGTGTTCTTTGTCTCCCATTCTTGTTCCCGAAGTTCAGCCTGATAGGTTCAAATTAACAAAAGAAGAGGCATTAAGAGTGGAAAATATTATCTTAGAGCTCTTCCAGAAAATATCTGTTGCAAATGATGCTGGTGGAGAATGGATTCTCTGGTCTGATTCTCATGAACATTTGAGGAATGAGAACACTGTCAAGGCTTTAGCACGCCAAGTAGTAAATATAATTGAAGCTGCAGCTGGGGCACCTGGAATGGAAGACTCGGAGGGTGAGTGCCTGTCTGCTACTGTAACTTCTCAGTTGCAGTTGTTCTTTCTACATATGGATGCTAGCCTACAGAAAGCTGACATTTTGTCTTCAATTAATGAATTGGTTGATGTTTGGTGGACTCTAAGGCGGAGACGGGTATCACTCTTTGGTCATGCAGCTCATGGCTTTATGCAATACCTTTCACAATCATCCTCCAAGCTTTGGGAAGGTCATTTGGCTGGCTCTGATCTTGACCCCATGAAGCAAAGGACTGGAAGCTACACTCTTAGAGCTACTTTATATGTCCTACAAATTCTTCTCAATTATGGGGTGGAGTTAAGAGATACTCTTGAACCTGGTCTCTCAACAGTTCCTTTGTTGCCGTGGCAG GATATAACACCTCAGCTGTTTGCACGGTTAAGTTCTCATCCTGAGCAAGTAGTTCGAAAGCAACTGGAAGGCTTGCTGATGATGCTCGCAAAGCTAACTCCTTGGTCCGTAGTGTACCCTACATTAGTTGATATAAATGCTTATGAAGGGGAACCTTCAGAGGAACTTCAGCACATACTTGGGTGTTTG AGTAAGCTCTACCCCAAATTAAGTCAAGACATTCAACTTGTGATAAATGAGCTAGGGAATGTAACTGTTCTCTGGGAGGAGCTATGGCTCAGCACACTTCAAGATCTTCACACAG ATGTGATAAGGCGAATAAATATGCTTAAAGAGGAAGCTTCACGGATTTCAGAGAATGTCACTCTTAGTCATAGTGAGAAGAATAAGATAAATGCTGCAAAATACTCAGCTATGATGGCTCCTATTGTTGTTGCCTTGGAGCGTCGTCTGGCTTCAACTTCTCGAAAACCTGAAACTCCTCACGAGATTTGGTTCCATAAGGAATACAGAGAACAACTGAAATCTGCCATCTTGGCCTTTAAGACTCCTCCATTATCTATGGCGGCACTTGGGGATGTCTGGCGACCATTTGATGCTATTGCAGCATCTTTAGCTGCATATCAGAGGAAGTCATCAATTTCTTTGGGGGATGTTGCCCCAAGGCTGGCATTGTTATCATCATCTGAGGTTCCAATGCCTGGTCTTGTGAAGCAAACCACAATATCTGAGTCCTGTGCTGGTCCTACCACTGATCTCCAGACCATTGTCACTGTTGCTTCTTTCTCTGAACAAGTGACTATCTTATCAACCAAGACTAAACCTAAGAAACTTGTTATACTGGGTTCTGATGGTGAAAAGTATACATATCTCTTGAAAGGGCGTGAAGATTTGCGTCTTGATGCTAGAATTATGCAGCTGTTGCAAGCCATCAATGGTTTTTTGCATTCATCTCCTGATACGCGTAGTTGTTCGCTTGCTATTCGTTATTATTCTGTGACACCAATCAGTGGTCAGGCTGGTCTTATCCAGTGGGTAGACAATGTAATAAGCATATATAGTGTATTCAAGTCTTGGCAGTACCGTATGCAGCTAGCACAGCTCTCAGCAATGGGTGCTGGCAATATGAACAATGCAGCTCCTCCACCTGTTCCCCGGCCAAGTGATATGTTCTATGGTAAAATTATACCAGCACTCAAAGAGAAAGGCATACGAAGAGTAATCTCACGAAGAGACTGGCCCCATGAAGTCAAGCGGAAAGTTCTTCTGGATCTTATGAAGGAGACTCCTAGACAACTTCTCCATCAAGAAATTTGGTGTGCTAGTGAAGGATTCAAAGCCTTCAGCATGAAATTGAAGAG GTATTCTGGTAGCGTGGCAGCGATGAGCATGGTGGGACACATACTGGGCCTAGGAGATAGACATTTGGATAATATTCTCATGGACTTCTCTAGTGGGGATGTTGTACACATAGATTACAATGTGTGTTTTGATAAAGGACATAGACTAAAGATTCCAGAGATTGTCCCTTTCCGCCTAACCCATACAATTGAAGCAGCTTTAGGGTTGACAGGTATTGAAGGTACCTTCAGAGCTAATTGTGAAGCTGTTATTGGCGTTCTGAGGAAGAATAAAGACATACTATTGATGTTACTAGAGGTATTTGTTTGGGATCCTTTGGTAGAGTGGACACGTGGAGATGGCCATGATGAAGCAGCAATTGgtggtgaagaaagaaaaggcaTGGAATTGGCTGTAAGCTTGAGTTTGTTTGCATCTCGAGTGCAAGAAATTCGTGTTCCTTTACAG GAACATCATGACCTCTTACTTGCTACATTACCAGCTGCTGAATCAGCAGTTGAG AGGTTCTTGGAAGTCCTAAGCAAATATGAAGTTGTTTCTGCTCTCTTCTACCATGCTGACCAAGAGAGGTCAACCCTTACTCTGCATGAAACATCCGCAAAGTCAATTGTTTCTGAAGTAACTTGTAATTCAGAGAAAACCCATGCCTTGTTTGAAAAACAGACTCATGAGTTCGCTCAAGCAAGAGCTCTGGCAGCTGAGAAAGCCCAAGAGGCAATGATGTGGATAGAACAACACGGGAGAGTCCTCGATGCTTTGCGAAGTGGTTCCATTCCAGAAGTTCAAGCTTGCATAAAGCTGAGTAGCATGGAAGATGCCTTATCTCTCACATCTGCCGTCCTAGTGGCTGGTGTACCATTGACTATTGTCCCTGAGCCTACACAGGCACAGTGTCATGATTTAGATAGGGAGGTTTCCCAGCTCATTGCTGAATTGGATGATGGACAAGCTTCTGCAGTTCAAGCACTTCAAGCATATGCCTTAGCATTGCAAAGAATCCTACCCCTGAATTACATAACTACAAGTCCACTTCATGGTTGGGCACAAATTTTGCAATTGTCAGTGAATACCATATCTTCTGATGTTCTCTCTCTTGCCAGAAGACAAGCTGCAGACCTTATTTCCAAGACTCAAGGGGAGGGTATTGATTCTATTCAGCAGAGGCATGAAGATTTTTGTCATAAGGTGGAGAAATATGCAATGGAGATAGAGAAAGTTGAAGAAGAGTGTTCCGAACTGGTGAACTCTATTGGCTCAGATACAGAAGCAAAAGCTAAGGATCGTCTCATAACTGCCTTCACAAAGTACATGCAGTCTGCTGGTTTTCCAAGGAAAGAAGATGATGTGTCCTTTATTCAAAGGAGTCAATTTAAACATGATGGGACCAAGGACATTGGATATCTGGgagagattgaagagaagaaggaaaaggtaCTATCTGTTTTACACGCAGCAGCAAGTGCTCTTTATAATGAGGTTAATGGTAAGATTCTTCACATATTAGGTCACTCCATTGAAAGAGTTGGATGGAGACTTGCAGAAGATAGTTTACATTCTGATTCAGGAACTATCTTCTCAGAGTTAGAAGAACAAGTAGAGAAGTGCATGCTTGTCGCAGGGTTTGCTAATGAACTTCAGCGGTTTATTGGTGTGGATGTACCTAACATTTGTTTAGATATGGACAATCCTAAATTCTCTTCTGAAGGGAACTGGGCTTCTATTTTTCAGTACAGTGTACTTTCATGTAGAATTTTAGTTGGGCAAATGACTGAAGTTGTTCTCCCAGAGATAATGCGGTCAATTGTTTCACATAATTCAGAAGTTATGGATGCTTTTGGATCCCTTTCACAAATCCGGGGATCCATTGATACAGCACTGGAACAGCTTGTTGAGGTTGAAATCGAGAGAGCTTCCTTAGTAGATCTTGAACAGAACTACTTTGTGAAGGTTGGCCTCATCACAGAGCAGCAGTTGGCTCTTGAAGAAGCTGCCATGAAGGGTAGAGATCATCTTTCAtgggaagaagcagaagagcTTGCGTCTCAAGAAGAAGCATGTAGGGCTCAATTGGACCAACTCCATCAGACATGGAACCAAAAGGACATGCGAATTTCTTCTCTGATAAAGAGGGAAGCTGCTATTAGAAATGCATTGCTTTCTTCTGAACGCCATTTTTTATCTCTGATCAGTGCTGACCAAGGAAGGGATCCTCATCTCTTGAGAAGCAAAGCCCTTTTGGCTACATTAGTAAAACCCTTTTCTGAGTTGGAACCTATTGATCAAATGATGTCCAAATTTGGTAGCTATGCTTCTTCCTATTCAAACGGATCTTCTAATCTGGTAAATCTGATGAATTCTGGATACTCAATATCAGAATATGTCTGGAAGTTTGCCAGTTTATTGAAAAATCATTCCTTCTTTATCTGGAAAGTTGGAATCATGGATTCATTTCTTGATTCGTGCATACATGACATATCTTCGGCCGTGGATCACAATTTAGGATTTGATCAGCtctacaatgttttgaagaagaaacttgagATCCAGCTTCAAGGGCATATAGGTCAATATTTGAGAGAACGAGTTGCTCCTACTCTCTTGGCTAGACTAGAGAAAGAAAACGACCATTTGAGGCAACTTACCCAGGCAACGAAGGAACCGAGTGTTGATCAAGTAAAAAGAGATGGTGGTGCTGTCAAAAGGGTGCAGCTCATGCTTGAGGAATACTGTAATGCACATGAGACTGCTAGAGCTGCAAGATCAGCTGTTTCCCTTATGAAAAGGCAAGTAAGTGAGCTCAAAGAGGCTATTCGCAAGACAAGCCTAGAGATTGTTCAGTTGGAATGGCTGTGTGATTCTTTGTTGCCATACCTAAATACGAACAGGATAATATCTCAGAAATTCCTTATAGGTGATGAGCAGTTATACCCCATAATTCTTAACCTCAGTAGACCTAAATTGTTAGATAATTTGCAATCAACGGTGTCATCAATAGCTAGATCTATGGAGTCGCTGCAAGCTTGTGAGAGGACTTCTGTGTCAGCTGAAGGACAACTTGAAAGGGCAATGGGGTGGGCATGTGCTGGCCCTAGTCCCATTGGGGCTGGGACTACAATGGCCAAGAGCTCAGGAATTCCTCCGGAATTTCATGATCATTTGATGAGACGGCGCCAGTTGCTTTGGGCTGCTCAAGAGCAAGCATCAGATATTATCAAAATTTGCTCATCTATAGTGGAGTTTGAAGCATCTAGAGATGGGATTTTCCAGATGCCAGCGGATATTTCTGGTGGTAGGACTGTGGGTGATGGCAGGATGTGGCAGCAAGCTTACTTGAATGCTCTAACGAGGTTGGATGTTGCTTATCAATCTTTTAATC GTGCTGAACAAGAATGGAAATTGGCAAAAAGCAGCATggaagctgctgccagtggctTGTTTTCTGCAACGAATGAACTCTGTATTGCTTCAGTCAAGGCAAAGTCAGCCTCAG GTGATCTACAGGGCATACTTTCAGAGATGCGAGATTGTGCCCATGAAACCAGCATTGCACTATCTTCTTTTGCTCACGTTTCCAGGGGCCACACTGCTTTGACTTCTGAATGTGGTTCAATGCTTGAAGAG GTTTTGGCTATAACCGAGGGTCTACATGATGTTCACAGCTTGGGAAAGGAGGCTGCTGACTTGCACAAAGTTCTTTTGTCAGATCTTTCAAAG GCAAACACTATACTTCTCCCACTTGAATCAGTGTTATGCAAGGATGTAGCTGCCATGGCTGATGCTATttcaaaggaaagagagagcCAGATGGAGATCTCTCCTATTCATGGACAAGCAATATATCAATCCTACTACTCGAGGATTAGAGAGGCTCACCAGTCTTTGAAACCCTTGGTGCCatcactcactctctctgtgGAGGAACTCCATTCTATGTTAACCAGGCTTGCACGGACTGCAAGTCTCCATGCTGGGAATCTCCATAAA GCACTGGAAGGACTGGGAGAGAGCCAGGCGGCGAGGTCGCAAGAAATGAATT